One genomic window of Roseateles sp. DAIF2 includes the following:
- a CDS encoding histidine kinase, giving the protein MWQSLWWKLSLGSIAVTLVGSTLAALLLSPVQDAHGFKQVVKPAHLRQLIEPELRVLQGRRQDRALVAQMLDAMQQRLLNVDGPEGYYGIRESSDPMVSLALFDDEGRRVALRENPALALPDRWQPGPLRLEAVSAAERLLVLPLGDGGTLMVRHYARFDVWKNLRSALRDAGSFFGWMVLLMALPGIMLGVGLTWWLAYRLRRLARMTEGWARGDFSMRLADDSRDELGEHARAINQVAGQLQTHVETNRELAALQERQRLARELHDSIKQQVFATGLQLHAAQQWLERQPAKAAQLLAEAAAQNQAVHRDLSGLLSRLKPLEASRRQDLREELALRLQPWQAHLELSLEVPGGLALPFEQAHELASIANEAVANALRHGGARRVRLGWSAEAGHAELVIADEGRGFDAGQTANGHGLTNMFERAAALPGGALFLDAAPGRGCRLAVRFQFQEEPSR; this is encoded by the coding sequence TTGTGGCAATCCCTGTGGTGGAAGCTGAGCCTCGGCTCGATCGCCGTGACCCTGGTGGGCAGCACCTTGGCGGCCCTGCTGCTGAGCCCGGTGCAGGACGCGCATGGCTTCAAGCAGGTGGTCAAGCCGGCCCATCTGCGCCAGCTGATCGAGCCGGAGCTGCGCGTACTGCAGGGGCGGCGCCAGGACCGCGCGCTGGTCGCACAGATGCTGGACGCGATGCAGCAGCGCCTGCTCAACGTCGACGGCCCCGAGGGCTATTACGGCATCCGCGAGTCCTCCGACCCGATGGTCAGCCTGGCGCTGTTCGACGACGAGGGCAGGCGCGTCGCGCTGCGCGAGAACCCGGCGCTGGCGCTGCCGGATCGCTGGCAGCCGGGGCCGCTGCGGCTGGAGGCGGTCTCGGCGGCCGAGCGCCTGCTGGTGCTGCCGCTGGGTGATGGCGGGACCCTGATGGTGCGCCATTACGCGCGCTTCGACGTCTGGAAGAACCTGCGCAGCGCGCTGCGGGATGCCGGCAGCTTCTTTGGCTGGATGGTGCTGCTGATGGCGCTGCCGGGCATCATGCTGGGCGTGGGCCTGACCTGGTGGCTGGCCTACCGGCTGCGCCGGCTGGCGCGCATGACCGAGGGTTGGGCGCGCGGCGACTTCTCGATGCGCCTGGCCGACGATTCGCGCGACGAGCTGGGCGAGCATGCGCGTGCGATCAACCAGGTCGCGGGCCAGTTGCAGACCCATGTCGAGACCAACCGCGAGCTGGCCGCGCTGCAGGAGCGCCAGCGCCTGGCGCGCGAGCTGCACGACAGCATCAAGCAGCAGGTCTTCGCCACCGGCCTGCAGCTGCATGCGGCCCAGCAATGGCTGGAGCGCCAGCCGGCCAAGGCGGCGCAGCTGCTGGCCGAGGCCGCGGCGCAGAACCAGGCGGTGCACCGCGACCTGTCGGGCCTGCTGTCGCGGCTCAAGCCGCTGGAGGCCTCGCGCCGCCAGGACCTGCGCGAGGAGCTGGCGCTGCGCCTGCAGCCCTGGCAGGCCCATCTGGAACTGAGCCTGGAGGTGCCCGGCGGGCTGGCGCTGCCCTTCGAGCAGGCGCATGAGCTGGCCAGCATCGCCAACGAGGCGGTGGCCAATGCGCTGCGCCATGGCGGCGCGCGGCGCGTGCGGCTGGGCTGGTCGGCGGAGGCCGGCCATGCCGAGCTGGTGATCGCCGACGAGGGCCGGGGCTTCGATGCCGGCCAGACCGCCAACGGTCATGGCCTGACCAATATGTTCGAGCGCGCCGCGGCCCTGCCGGGCGGCGCGCTCTTTCTCGATGCCGCGCCGGGCCGGGGCTGCCGCCTGGCCGTGCGCTTCCAGTTTCAGGAGGAGCCGAGCCGATGA
- a CDS encoding response regulator transcription factor, translating into MISVLICDDHALVRYGIAAVLEAHGEFRIVGAVGEGARAIELAQRERPQVVLMDLLMPGMNGVEATREIRRVSPASQVLLLTSHEGDEPALEAMQAGAISYLLKDTPPAELVQAIERAARGEATLHPRVAGAMVRALTQPRGGSAGGLSEREAEVLSLVADGLSNAQIAARLALAEKTVKNHVSNLLAKLQLEDRTQAAVYAWREGLKGRPKP; encoded by the coding sequence ATGATTTCCGTGCTGATCTGTGACGACCATGCGCTGGTGCGCTATGGCATTGCCGCGGTGCTGGAGGCCCATGGCGAGTTCCGCATCGTCGGCGCGGTGGGCGAGGGCGCACGCGCGATCGAGCTGGCGCAGCGCGAGCGGCCGCAGGTGGTGCTGATGGACCTCTTGATGCCGGGCATGAACGGCGTCGAGGCGACGCGCGAGATCCGCCGCGTCAGCCCCGCCAGCCAGGTGCTGCTGCTGACCAGCCATGAGGGCGACGAGCCGGCGCTGGAGGCGATGCAGGCCGGCGCGATCTCCTACCTGCTGAAGGACACGCCGCCGGCCGAGCTGGTGCAGGCGATCGAGCGCGCCGCGCGCGGCGAGGCCACCCTGCATCCGCGCGTCGCCGGCGCGATGGTGCGCGCGCTGACCCAGCCGCGCGGCGGCAGCGCTGGCGGCCTCAGCGAGCGCGAGGCTGAGGTGCTGAGCCTGGTGGCCGACGGCCTCAGCAACGCCCAGATCGCCGCCCGCCTGGCGCTGGCCGAGAAGACGGTCAAGAACCATGTCTCCAACCTGCTGGCCAAGCTGCAGCTGGAGGACCGCACACAGGCCGCCGTGTATGCCTGGCGCGAGGGGCTCAAAGGCCGACCCAAGCCTTAA
- a CDS encoding efflux RND transporter periplasmic adaptor subunit, whose protein sequence is MPAHRFSPPFPARQLFAPGLATLLLLQACSEAPAPTPQDNATMRITTLVVRPQEARAALELPGRIVARQPMQLLPTVHGLRVEAVLADAGELVKAGQPLVQLDARSQRHEHEEARQQHRRLQALAEAAQAQLGKAEASLALARATDERYRLAVATGAVSQQDQQDRASTLAQQEKERSNAAQQAQAARAELAAAAAKLAQAQQRLDETLLRAPAAGRLFERHVERGMFSDTASTTPWFLLAADGDREFEAWADVQRLAGLAPGAAVSVQLEGQGLAPLQGKLRSIETGQGQESRRARLRIALQGNALPPLGVAALARLQGPALQGTPLPAGALQFDPRPWVFVVDDKQRLRKRHVRLAPDQQLVVEGLAPGEQVVRGAAALLNEGQRITPVPEAKR, encoded by the coding sequence TTGCCCGCCCATCGTTTCTCACCCCCCTTCCCCGCCCGCCAGCTGTTTGCGCCCGGGCTGGCAACGCTGCTGCTCCTGCAAGCCTGCAGCGAGGCGCCCGCGCCGACACCGCAGGACAACGCGACGATGCGCATCACCACCCTGGTGGTGCGCCCGCAGGAGGCCCGAGCCGCGCTGGAACTGCCGGGCCGCATCGTCGCGCGCCAGCCGATGCAGCTGCTGCCGACCGTGCATGGCCTGCGCGTCGAGGCCGTGCTGGCCGACGCCGGCGAGCTGGTGAAGGCCGGCCAGCCGCTGGTGCAGCTGGATGCGCGCAGCCAGCGCCACGAGCACGAGGAGGCGCGCCAGCAGCACCGCCGCCTGCAGGCCCTGGCCGAGGCCGCACAGGCCCAGCTGGGCAAGGCCGAGGCCAGCCTGGCGCTGGCGCGCGCCACCGACGAGCGCTACCGCCTGGCGGTCGCCACCGGCGCCGTCAGCCAGCAGGACCAGCAGGACCGCGCCAGCACCCTGGCCCAGCAGGAAAAGGAGCGCAGCAACGCTGCCCAGCAGGCCCAGGCCGCCCGCGCCGAGCTGGCCGCTGCCGCCGCCAAGCTCGCGCAGGCGCAGCAGCGCCTGGACGAGACCCTGCTGCGCGCGCCGGCCGCCGGCCGCCTGTTTGAGCGCCACGTCGAGCGCGGCATGTTCAGCGACACCGCGTCAACCACGCCCTGGTTCCTGCTGGCCGCCGACGGCGATCGCGAGTTCGAGGCCTGGGCCGATGTGCAGCGCCTGGCCGGCCTCGCGCCCGGGGCCGCGGTCAGCGTGCAGCTGGAGGGCCAGGGCCTGGCGCCGCTGCAGGGCAAGCTGCGCAGCATCGAGACCGGCCAGGGCCAGGAGTCGCGCCGCGCTCGCCTGCGCATCGCGCTGCAGGGCAACGCGTTGCCGCCGCTGGGCGTCGCCGCGCTGGCCCGGCTGCAGGGCCCGGCCCTGCAGGGCACGCCGCTGCCGGCGGGCGCGCTGCAGTTCGATCCGCGGCCCTGGGTCTTCGTCGTCGATGACAAGCAGCGCCTGCGCAAGCGCCATGTGCGCCTGGCGCCGGACCAGCAGCTGGTCGTCGAGGGCCTGGCCCCGGGCGAACAGGTGGTGCGCGGCGCGGCCGCCCTGCTCAACGAAGGCCAGCGCATCACGCCGGTGCCGGAGGCCAAGCGATGA
- a CDS encoding MurR/RpiR family transcriptional regulator — MAATPFPGNPSMAQRIARAMPTLTRSHRQVADYVLAHPLKVATMPIDELAAAAGVSVATANRLARALEFEGFAQFRAALVLGFETALAPVERLRSKLEEGPATVADVFDGALADIARNAEATRQGLDRRACAQAVDAVLKAQRIHIVGYGASGWLGGLLARSLDRYCDNVHLLASIEGSSHGARLLGRLKPRDLVIAIAFPRYLSDTVLLAKRVHEAGVPLLALTDGPASPLVPLSTLALFARTDSAYFANSEAGALALIEALSSAVAHASKGSLQAAEQLVESVLPWLDGPHGGRLRPVEAGSPESSSSSSSSPAKVRKK, encoded by the coding sequence ATGGCGGCGACCCCCTTTCCCGGCAATCCCTCGATGGCGCAGCGCATTGCGCGCGCCATGCCGACGCTGACCCGCTCGCACCGCCAGGTGGCCGACTATGTGCTGGCCCACCCGCTGAAGGTGGCGACGATGCCGATCGACGAGCTGGCCGCGGCCGCCGGCGTTTCGGTGGCCACCGCGAACCGACTCGCGCGGGCGCTGGAGTTCGAGGGCTTCGCGCAGTTCCGCGCCGCGCTGGTGCTGGGCTTCGAGACGGCGCTGGCGCCGGTCGAGCGGCTGCGCAGCAAGCTGGAGGAAGGGCCGGCGACGGTGGCCGATGTGTTCGACGGCGCGCTGGCCGACATCGCCCGCAACGCCGAGGCGACGCGCCAGGGGTTGGATCGCCGCGCCTGCGCGCAGGCGGTGGACGCGGTGCTGAAGGCGCAGCGCATCCATATCGTCGGCTACGGCGCCAGCGGCTGGCTGGGTGGCCTGCTGGCGCGCAGCCTGGACCGCTACTGCGACAACGTGCATCTGCTCGCCAGCATCGAGGGCTCCTCGCATGGCGCGCGCCTGCTGGGCCGGCTCAAGCCGCGCGACCTGGTGATCGCGATCGCCTTCCCGCGCTACCTGTCCGACACCGTGCTGCTGGCCAAGCGCGTGCATGAGGCCGGCGTGCCCCTGCTGGCGCTGACCGACGGCCCCGCCTCGCCGCTGGTGCCGTTGTCGACGCTGGCGCTGTTCGCCCGCACCGACAGCGCCTATTTCGCCAATTCCGAGGCCGGCGCGCTGGCCCTGATCGAGGCCCTCAGCAGCGCGGTGGCCCATGCGTCCAAGGGCTCGCTGCAGGCCGCCGAGCAACTGGTCGAGTCGGTGCTGCCCTGGCTGGACGGCCCGCATGGCGGCCGACTGCGCCCGGTCGAGGCCGGCAGCCCCGAATCGTCTTCCTCCTCCTCCTCTTCCCCCGCCAAGGTCCGCAAGAAGTGA